A single window of Stigmatopora nigra isolate UIUO_SnigA chromosome 20, RoL_Snig_1.1, whole genome shotgun sequence DNA harbors:
- the LOC144213248 gene encoding ceramide-1-phosphate transfer protein-like, with the protein MLAFGRRAPLGCLLLSAFLALFVFLSSVWLPQDGGGVGDCDPAHSPCRTDKKTFEPGRTEPDEAPPLVRECPGQSFQAWRLLHFLKSSVSVPNDVLLEPYLRSWDELITFMESLGSVVSFFSEKVKEKTDIVRRLLAAQGPDGGAYRSVRGMAEAELRAGRSPPGCRTLLRLHRSLLWITLTLDGLSQAPDPQGRLKTPGQIGRDAYQVALAPHHPWVLRQAAELVFLALPDRDYFLRLVCARSRRQAQPALRLVARALRGVHAATQRILEEHRLLELP; encoded by the exons ATGCTAGCGTTCGGACGTCGGGCGCCGCTTGGCTGCCTGCTCCTGTCGGCCTTCTTGGCGCTCTTTGTCTTCCTTAGCTCCGTGTGGCTTC CTCAAGATGGCGGTGGCGTCGGAGACTGTGACCCTGCGCACTCTCCGTGCCGGACAGACAAAAAGACT TTTGAGCCCGGGCGGACGGAGCCCGATGAAGCCCCGCCCCTGGTGCGGGAGTGCCCCGGCCAATCATTTCAGGCGTGGCGCCTTCTCCACTTTTTGAAGTCCAGCGTCTCGGTTCCCAACGACGTCCTGCTGGAGCCCTACCTGCGGAGCTGGGATGAGCTGATCAC TTTCATGGAGTCCCTGGGATCCGTGGTCTCCTTCTTCTCCGAGAAGGTCAAGGAGAAAACCGACATAGTCCGACGGCTGCTTGCCGCGCAAGGGCCGGACGGCGGG gCGTACCGTTCGGTGCGCGGCATGGCGGAGGCGGAGCTCCGAGCGGGTCGGAGCCCTCCGGGATGCAGGACTCTCCTGCGGTTGCATCGCTCGCTGCTGTGGATCACCCTGACCTTGGACGGCCTGAGCCAGGCACCCGACCCACAGGGACGCCTCAAGACGCCCGGCCAGATCGGCAG GGACGCCTACCAGGTGGCGCTGGCCCCCCACCACCCGTGGGTGCTGCGCCAAGCGGCGGAGCTGGTCTTTCTGGCCCTCCCCGACCGGGACTACTTTCTGCGGCTGGTGTGCGCCCGGAGTCGGCGCCAAGCCCAGCCCGCGCTGCGCCTGGTGGCCCGGGCTCTGCGGGGGGTCCACGCCGCCACCCAGCGCATCCTGGAGGAGCACCGGCTGCTGGAGCTGCCGTGA
- the LOC144213246 gene encoding atrial natriuretic peptide receptor 2 isoform X2: MKGIFCLAVFWVCASSWHDLDNSEYDCWPLERPDDSNMIGCGGLEMAWVLRPPETVRSGQVFSVVYSVSARDSFYGWAVDNDIFPRSSIEGAEDARRFCQEHECPADWKDADGENCCIHHANVHSCPLGHMASESICGPWIPDDGQIFTHTISTSGKMTQSNWSAKVVLFHVGLTSLIAHIRVGRMQVALEAKSTVLPSAVCGDDQCQEGELCSTCPADCGQCPVTAWAKVAVGLPLSLLCLCLVLTATWLRYQQQKLLWDESWIIHFDHIKSDHRARVTTSSLISAAGVAPAGHGDSNSSCVTALASCGGQAGGGKTTFTCTGIYDGRTVAIKKIPGKSFSLSKSIRQEVKQVRELDHPNLCKFIGGCVQAPNVAIVTEYCPKGSLNDVLLNEEIPLNWGFRFSFAVDMARGMAYLHQHRISHGHLKSSNCVLDDRWVCKITDYGLGVYRRGEGAEPPSPYQRRLREVYRPPEFQDGDAEPTLTGDVFSFSIILLEIATRSDPVPVDDSSLESSCCPPLPELISSKAHNNCPCPADYVELIRRCGAQNPAQRPTFEQIRKFVYRINPVKVSPVDMMMNLMEKYSKHLEVLVAERTQDLMHEKQKTDRLLYSMLPRQVADDLRQGKPSQAQSYVSATVFFSDIVGFTQLSGSSTPYQVVDLLNKLYTTFDDIIDNYDVYKVETIGDAYMVVSGVPRENGILHASQIASMALDLVAVCRTFAIPHKANTRLQIRAGIHSGPVVAGVVGTKMPRYCLFGDTVNTASRMESTSLALKIQCSASVFYLLEEIGGYTLACRGTLPVKGKGDMVTYWLEGKTSGDGGGSPGERQFGFSLPGALQAAERPGASM; the protein is encoded by the exons ATGAAAGGCATCTTTTGCTTGGCCGTCTTCTGG GTGTGCGCATCTTCCTGGCACGACCTGGACAACAGCGAGTACGACTGTTGGCCCCTGGAACGCCCCGACGACTCCAACATGATCGGCTGCGGAG GTCTGGAGATGGCGTGGGTGCTGCGGCCTCCCGAGACGGTGAGAAGCGGCCAGGTGTTTTCCGTCGTCTACTCGGTGTCCGCGCGAGACTCCTTCTACGGCTGGGCCGTGGACAACGACATCTTTCCTCGCAG TTCCATAGAGGGCGCCGAGGACGCTCGCAGGTTCTGCCAAGAGCACGAGTGTCCCGCCGACTGGAAAGACGCCGACGGTGAAAACTGTTGCATTCATCACGCCAACGTGCACTCCTGCCCGCTGGGACACATG GCCTCGGAGAGCATCTGCGGTCCGTGGATTCCCGACGACGGCCAGATCTTCACCCACACCATCTCCACTTCGGGCAAGATGACGCAGAGCAACTGGAGCGCCAAG GTGGTTCTCTTCCACGTGGGCCTGACCTCGCTCATCGCTCACATCCGAGTGGGTCGCATGCAGGTGGCGCTGGAGGCCAAAAGCACCGTGCTGCCTTCCGCAG TCTGCGGCGACGACCAGTGCCAGGAGGGCGAGCTGTGCTCCACCTGTCCCGCCGACTGCGGCCAGTGCCCCGTCACGGCGTGGGCCAAAGTGGCCGTGGGGCTGCCGCTGAGCCTGCTCTGCCTCTGCTTGGTCCTGACCGCCACG TGGCTGAGGTATCAGCAGCAGAAACTGCTGTGGGACGAGAGCTGGATCATCCATTTTGACCACATCAAGTCAG ATCATCGAGCGCGGGTGACCACCAGCAGCTTGATTAGCGCGGCGGGGGTGGCGCCGGCGGGACACGGCGACAGCAATAGCAGCTGCGTGACGGCCCTGGCTTCCTGCGGGGGACAAGCGGGCGGCGGGAAGACCACCTTCACCTGCACGGGGATCTA CGACGGGCGGACGGTGGCCATCAAGAAGATCCCCGGCAAGTCTTTCTCCCTGTCCAAGAGCATCAGGCAGGAGGTCAAGCAAGTCAG GGAGCTGGACCATCCCAACCTGTGCAAGTTCATCGGCGGCTGCGTCCAAGCGCCCAACGTGGCCATAGTGACCGAGTACTGCCCCAAGGGGAGTCTCAACGACGTGCTGCTCAACGAAGAGATCCCGCTCAACTGGGGCTTCAG GTTCTCCTTCGCCGTGGACATGGCCAGAGGGATGGCCTACCTCCACCAGCACCGCATCTCTCACGGCCACCTCAAGTCCTCCAACTGCGTGCTGGACGACCGCTGGGTGTGCAAGATCACCG ATTACGGGCTGGGGGTGTACCGCCGGGGGGAAGGGGCGGAGCCTCCCTCGCCCTATCAGCGGCGACTCCGAGAAGTCTACAGGCCGCCCGAGTTCCAAGACGGCGACGCCGAGCCCACGCTGACCGGAGACGTCTTCAG TTTTTCCATCATCTTGCTTGAGATCGCCACGCGAAGTGACCCCGTCCCG GTGGATGATTCCAGCCTGGAAAGCTCTTGCTGTCCACCTCTGCCCGAGCTCATCTCCAGCAAAGCCCACAACAACTGCCCCTGTCCCGCCGACTACGTGGAG CTCATTCGACGGTGCGGCGCTCAAAATCCCGCGCAACGGCCCACTTTTGAACAGATCAGGAAGTTTGTCTACCGGATCAACCCCGTCAAAGTCAGTCCGGTGGACATGATGATGAATCTG atggagaAGTACAGCAAGCACCTGGAAGTGCTGGTGGCCGAGCGGACGCAAGACCTGATGCACGAGAAGCAGAAGACGGACAGGCTGCTCTACA GCATGCTCCCGCGGCAGGTGGCCGACGACCTCCGGCAGGGCAAACCGTCGCAGGCCCAGAGCTACGTCAGCGCCACCGTCTTTTTCAG CGACATCGTCGGGTTCACGCAGCTGTCCGGCAGCAGCACGCCGTACCAGGTGGTGGACCTTCTGAACAAGCTGTACACCACCTTCGACGATATCATTGACAACTACGACGTCTACAAGGTGGAAACCATCGGCGACGCCT ACATGGTGGTGTCGGGCGTCCCCCGGGAGAACGGCATCCTTCACGCTTCCCAGATCGCCAGCATGGCTTTGGACTTGGTGGCCGTGTGCCGCACCTTCGCCATCCCTCACAAGGCCAACACGCGGCTGCAGATTCGCGCCGGGATCCACTCGG GTCCGGTGGTGGCGGGCGTGGTGGGCACCAAGATGCCGCGCTACTGTCTCTTCGGCGACACGGTAAACACGGCTTCTCGGATGGAGTCCACCAGCCTAG CGTTGAAGATCCAGTGCAGCGCCAGCGTCTTTTACCTGCTGGAAGAGATTGGCGGCTACACGCTGGCGTGTCGGGGAACGTTGCCGGTCAAG GGGAAAGGTGACATGGTGACCTACTGGCTGGAGGGGAAGACCtccggcgacggcggcggctcGCCCGGAGAGCGACAGTTTGGATTCTCGCTGCCGGGCGCGCTCCAGGCCGCCGAGCGTCCCGGCGCCTCAATGTGA
- the LOC144213246 gene encoding atrial natriuretic peptide receptor 2 isoform X1: MKGIFCLAVFWVCASSWHDLDNSEYDCWPLERPDDSNMIGCGGLEMAWVLRPPETVRSGQVFSVVYSVSARDSFYGWAVDNDIFPRSSIEGAEDARRFCQEHECPADWKDADGENCCIHHANVHSCPLGHMASESICGPWIPDDGQIFTHTISTSGKMTQSNWSAKVVLFHVGLTSLIAHIRVGRMQVALEAKSTVLPSAVCGDDQCQEGELCSTCPADCGQCPVTAWAKVAVGLPLSLLCLCLVLTATWLRYQQQKLLWDESWIIHFDHIKSDHRARVTTSSLISAAGVAPAGHGDSNSSCVTALASCGGQAGGGKTTFTCTGIYDGRTVAIKKIPGKSFSLSKSIRQEVKQVRELDHPNLCKFIGGCVQAPNVAIVTEYCPKGSLNDVLLNEEIPLNWGFRFSFAVDMARGMAYLHQHRISHGHLKSSNCVLDDRWVCKITDYGLGVYRRGEGAEPPSPYQRRLREVYRPPEFQDGDAEPTLTGDVFRSRDAKAALGRERHGSATGAPRERHGSATGAPREPNTCVPFFSFSIILLEIATRSDPVPVDDSSLESSCCPPLPELISSKAHNNCPCPADYVELIRRCGAQNPAQRPTFEQIRKFVYRINPVKVSPVDMMMNLMEKYSKHLEVLVAERTQDLMHEKQKTDRLLYSMLPRQVADDLRQGKPSQAQSYVSATVFFSDIVGFTQLSGSSTPYQVVDLLNKLYTTFDDIIDNYDVYKVETIGDAYMVVSGVPRENGILHASQIASMALDLVAVCRTFAIPHKANTRLQIRAGIHSGPVVAGVVGTKMPRYCLFGDTVNTASRMESTSLALKIQCSASVFYLLEEIGGYTLACRGTLPVKGKGDMVTYWLEGKTSGDGGGSPGERQFGFSLPGALQAAERPGASM, translated from the exons ATGAAAGGCATCTTTTGCTTGGCCGTCTTCTGG GTGTGCGCATCTTCCTGGCACGACCTGGACAACAGCGAGTACGACTGTTGGCCCCTGGAACGCCCCGACGACTCCAACATGATCGGCTGCGGAG GTCTGGAGATGGCGTGGGTGCTGCGGCCTCCCGAGACGGTGAGAAGCGGCCAGGTGTTTTCCGTCGTCTACTCGGTGTCCGCGCGAGACTCCTTCTACGGCTGGGCCGTGGACAACGACATCTTTCCTCGCAG TTCCATAGAGGGCGCCGAGGACGCTCGCAGGTTCTGCCAAGAGCACGAGTGTCCCGCCGACTGGAAAGACGCCGACGGTGAAAACTGTTGCATTCATCACGCCAACGTGCACTCCTGCCCGCTGGGACACATG GCCTCGGAGAGCATCTGCGGTCCGTGGATTCCCGACGACGGCCAGATCTTCACCCACACCATCTCCACTTCGGGCAAGATGACGCAGAGCAACTGGAGCGCCAAG GTGGTTCTCTTCCACGTGGGCCTGACCTCGCTCATCGCTCACATCCGAGTGGGTCGCATGCAGGTGGCGCTGGAGGCCAAAAGCACCGTGCTGCCTTCCGCAG TCTGCGGCGACGACCAGTGCCAGGAGGGCGAGCTGTGCTCCACCTGTCCCGCCGACTGCGGCCAGTGCCCCGTCACGGCGTGGGCCAAAGTGGCCGTGGGGCTGCCGCTGAGCCTGCTCTGCCTCTGCTTGGTCCTGACCGCCACG TGGCTGAGGTATCAGCAGCAGAAACTGCTGTGGGACGAGAGCTGGATCATCCATTTTGACCACATCAAGTCAG ATCATCGAGCGCGGGTGACCACCAGCAGCTTGATTAGCGCGGCGGGGGTGGCGCCGGCGGGACACGGCGACAGCAATAGCAGCTGCGTGACGGCCCTGGCTTCCTGCGGGGGACAAGCGGGCGGCGGGAAGACCACCTTCACCTGCACGGGGATCTA CGACGGGCGGACGGTGGCCATCAAGAAGATCCCCGGCAAGTCTTTCTCCCTGTCCAAGAGCATCAGGCAGGAGGTCAAGCAAGTCAG GGAGCTGGACCATCCCAACCTGTGCAAGTTCATCGGCGGCTGCGTCCAAGCGCCCAACGTGGCCATAGTGACCGAGTACTGCCCCAAGGGGAGTCTCAACGACGTGCTGCTCAACGAAGAGATCCCGCTCAACTGGGGCTTCAG GTTCTCCTTCGCCGTGGACATGGCCAGAGGGATGGCCTACCTCCACCAGCACCGCATCTCTCACGGCCACCTCAAGTCCTCCAACTGCGTGCTGGACGACCGCTGGGTGTGCAAGATCACCG ATTACGGGCTGGGGGTGTACCGCCGGGGGGAAGGGGCGGAGCCTCCCTCGCCCTATCAGCGGCGACTCCGAGAAGTCTACAGGCCGCCCGAGTTCCAAGACGGCGACGCCGAGCCCACGCTGACCGGAGACGTCTTCAGGTCACGGGACGCCAAGGCGGCGCTTGGGAGGGAGCGCCACGGGAGCGCCACGGGAGCGCCACGGGAGCGCCACGGGAGCGCCACGGGAGCGCCACGGGAGCCTAACACTTGTGTTCCCTTCTTCAGTTTTTCCATCATCTTGCTTGAGATCGCCACGCGAAGTGACCCCGTCCCG GTGGATGATTCCAGCCTGGAAAGCTCTTGCTGTCCACCTCTGCCCGAGCTCATCTCCAGCAAAGCCCACAACAACTGCCCCTGTCCCGCCGACTACGTGGAG CTCATTCGACGGTGCGGCGCTCAAAATCCCGCGCAACGGCCCACTTTTGAACAGATCAGGAAGTTTGTCTACCGGATCAACCCCGTCAAAGTCAGTCCGGTGGACATGATGATGAATCTG atggagaAGTACAGCAAGCACCTGGAAGTGCTGGTGGCCGAGCGGACGCAAGACCTGATGCACGAGAAGCAGAAGACGGACAGGCTGCTCTACA GCATGCTCCCGCGGCAGGTGGCCGACGACCTCCGGCAGGGCAAACCGTCGCAGGCCCAGAGCTACGTCAGCGCCACCGTCTTTTTCAG CGACATCGTCGGGTTCACGCAGCTGTCCGGCAGCAGCACGCCGTACCAGGTGGTGGACCTTCTGAACAAGCTGTACACCACCTTCGACGATATCATTGACAACTACGACGTCTACAAGGTGGAAACCATCGGCGACGCCT ACATGGTGGTGTCGGGCGTCCCCCGGGAGAACGGCATCCTTCACGCTTCCCAGATCGCCAGCATGGCTTTGGACTTGGTGGCCGTGTGCCGCACCTTCGCCATCCCTCACAAGGCCAACACGCGGCTGCAGATTCGCGCCGGGATCCACTCGG GTCCGGTGGTGGCGGGCGTGGTGGGCACCAAGATGCCGCGCTACTGTCTCTTCGGCGACACGGTAAACACGGCTTCTCGGATGGAGTCCACCAGCCTAG CGTTGAAGATCCAGTGCAGCGCCAGCGTCTTTTACCTGCTGGAAGAGATTGGCGGCTACACGCTGGCGTGTCGGGGAACGTTGCCGGTCAAG GGGAAAGGTGACATGGTGACCTACTGGCTGGAGGGGAAGACCtccggcgacggcggcggctcGCCCGGAGAGCGACAGTTTGGATTCTCGCTGCCGGGCGCGCTCCAGGCCGCCGAGCGTCCCGGCGCCTCAATGTGA